From a region of the Salinispira pacifica genome:
- a CDS encoding MFS transporter translates to MQAKHGNIYRRMPFYYGWVMVGAGTIGMLLSIPGQTIGVSVFTDFLIDALHLSRDQLSLAYMIGTLSSAAILSASGVLLDRWGSRRFGSIVAALLGLSLLVLSYIDGIVDAASRTLTLLPPGLTAMIIMSAGFFLLRFLGQGSLTLVSRNLPMRWFVKRRGMVSAIVGTFVSFGFNSAPAFFDRLIQAAGWQGAWRISGLIVLILGVSLYVILVRDNPESVGLKPDGEPADPGDELTRNLEKHTDAPGDDAADQVKAPDMSLSEAVKTARFWVYGLSVGLSSLYITGFTFHVVSIFAEAGIGRSIAVSVFIPVSIISVIVNALVSFASDFIRLKWILATLLSGLMISMIGINFLQPGFVFTAIIILGNGLAGGSFNSLTTLTWPRFFGTTHLGAISGFIMGILVAGSALGPIMLSASLSIAGGYGAAAAVLAGTAALLFLSGMILSEPAAPGKD, encoded by the coding sequence ATGCAAGCAAAACACGGCAATATATACCGGCGAATGCCCTTTTATTACGGATGGGTAATGGTTGGAGCGGGCACCATCGGAATGCTATTGAGCATTCCCGGGCAGACCATCGGGGTTTCGGTGTTCACCGATTTCCTCATCGATGCACTGCATCTAAGCCGGGATCAGCTCAGTCTGGCATATATGATCGGGACACTCTCGTCTGCGGCCATTCTCTCCGCCAGCGGAGTTCTTCTGGACCGCTGGGGCAGCAGACGGTTCGGAAGCATTGTGGCGGCTTTGCTGGGGCTTTCTCTTCTGGTACTCAGTTATATTGACGGTATTGTTGATGCTGCATCCAGGACGCTGACCTTGCTCCCTCCGGGGCTGACAGCCATGATTATCATGAGCGCAGGCTTTTTTCTCCTCCGTTTTCTCGGTCAGGGCTCTCTCACCCTGGTAAGCCGCAACCTGCCCATGCGCTGGTTTGTGAAACGCCGGGGCATGGTGAGCGCCATTGTGGGAACATTCGTGAGTTTCGGCTTCAATTCCGCACCGGCGTTTTTCGACCGTCTGATCCAGGCCGCAGGATGGCAGGGAGCATGGAGGATCAGCGGCCTCATCGTCCTGATTCTCGGTGTGAGCCTCTATGTGATACTTGTCCGGGACAACCCTGAATCTGTAGGATTGAAGCCCGACGGGGAACCGGCGGATCCCGGTGATGAACTGACCCGAAACCTTGAGAAACATACAGACGCACCGGGAGATGATGCCGCTGACCAGGTGAAGGCACCGGATATGAGCCTCTCAGAGGCGGTGAAAACCGCTAGGTTCTGGGTGTACGGTCTTTCGGTGGGGCTCTCGTCACTCTACATTACCGGTTTCACCTTTCATGTAGTCAGCATATTCGCAGAAGCGGGAATCGGACGGAGCATTGCCGTGTCGGTGTTTATTCCCGTAAGCATTATTTCAGTGATTGTAAACGCCCTGGTGAGCTTCGCCTCGGATTTTATCCGGCTGAAATGGATACTGGCAACCCTCCTTTCCGGCTTGATGATTTCCATGATCGGGATAAATTTTTTACAGCCCGGATTCGTTTTTACTGCTATAATCATTTTGGGAAACGGGCTGGCCGGTGGGAGTTTCAACAGCCTCACAACCCTTACATGGCCGCGGTTTTTCGGCACAACACATCTGGGAGCCATTTCCGGTTTCATCATGGGAATTCTTGTGGCAGGTTCGGCATTGGGCCCCATCATGCTTTCAGCCAGCCTGAGCATTGCGGGAGGCTACGGGGCGGCAGCCGCCGTGCTGGCGGGGACCGCTGCGCTGCTGTTTCTCAGCGGGATGATACTTTCGGAGCCGGCGGCGCCCGGGAAGGATTAA
- a CDS encoding metal-dependent transcriptional regulator, with product MSYSESLEMYLETILELEGKEHPVHSVDVAKALDVSKPSVNRALKILKEDGLIHHEPYGNIRFTPKGLELAEDVKMRHVCITKYLVRTLGVPLSIAEKDACRMEHIISPETLSAIRDLVGQEPA from the coding sequence ATGTCTTACAGTGAATCCCTGGAAATGTATTTGGAAACCATTCTCGAACTGGAGGGCAAGGAGCATCCCGTCCATTCGGTGGATGTGGCAAAAGCCCTTGATGTATCCAAACCCAGCGTAAACCGGGCACTGAAAATCCTGAAGGAAGACGGGCTGATTCACCACGAGCCATACGGAAACATCCGCTTCACCCCCAAAGGCCTTGAGCTGGCCGAAGATGTGAAGATGCGGCATGTGTGCATCACCAAATATCTGGTGCGAACCCTGGGGGTCCCACTCTCAATTGCCGAAAAAGACGCCTGCCGGATGGAGCATATCATATCTCCCGAAACCCTCTCTGCCATCCGTGATCTTGTGGGACAGGAACCCGCCTGA
- a CDS encoding SagB/ThcOx family dehydrogenase, with product MDISNLQSNWHLNIESDQQKGAEVPAFQKEWNGERHPLPEPDFDSFTGIDLVHAILTRRSERKFLEQAISLTELGWLLFATQGIHETTPRGSRRTSPSAGARHPFETYIAVFHVEGLDEGIYLYRPYEHELLLVSRPENLREQCREALNGQGWDAPVIFLWTAVPYRTHWRYPGRMPKLVALDAGHLCQNLYLACAAIDGGTCAIGAYDQEKCDALLGVDGETELMVYGAPVGKV from the coding sequence ATGGATATATCAAACCTGCAATCAAACTGGCATCTGAATATCGAATCGGATCAGCAAAAAGGAGCGGAAGTGCCGGCATTCCAGAAAGAATGGAACGGTGAACGCCATCCTCTTCCCGAACCCGATTTTGACAGCTTTACCGGCATTGATCTGGTACATGCCATCCTTACCCGGCGGAGTGAACGGAAATTTCTGGAACAGGCAATCAGCCTGACGGAACTGGGATGGCTGCTGTTTGCAACCCAGGGCATTCATGAAACGACTCCCCGGGGCAGCAGACGAACCTCCCCTTCTGCAGGCGCCCGCCATCCCTTTGAAACCTACATTGCTGTGTTTCATGTGGAGGGTCTGGATGAAGGAATTTACCTGTACCGCCCCTATGAGCATGAGCTGCTGCTGGTATCCCGCCCGGAAAACCTTCGGGAGCAATGCAGGGAAGCACTGAACGGCCAGGGCTGGGATGCACCGGTCATATTTCTCTGGACTGCAGTTCCTTACCGGACCCACTGGCGCTACCCCGGCAGGATGCCCAAGCTGGTAGCTCTTGATGCCGGTCATCTCTGTCAGAATCTGTATCTTGCATGTGCGGCCATCGATGGGGGAACCTGTGCAATCGGTGCATACGACCAGGAAAAGTGCGATGCCCTTCTGGGCGTGGACGGTGAAACCGAGCTTATGGTCTATGGTGCTCCGGTGGGAAAAGTATGA